A region from the Pseudomonas sp. KU26590 genome encodes:
- the dapC gene encoding succinyldiaminopimelate transaminase, giving the protein MNNALLQLQPYPFEKLRALLGAVTPNPDKRPIALSIGEPKHKSPEFVAKALADNLDQMAVYPTTAGIPALREAIAKWCERRFSVPAGWLDATKHVLPVNGTREALFAFTQTVVNRADNGLVISPNPFYQIYEGAAFLAGATPHYLPCLAEHGFNPDFDAVSADVWDRCQILFLCSPGNPTGALIPLETLKKLIALADKHDFVIAADECYSELYFDEATPPAGLLSACAELGRQDFKRCVVFHSLSKRSNLPGLRSGFVAGDAEILKAFLLYRTYHGCAMPVQTQLASIAAWSDEEHVRANRTLYREKFDAVLEILSPVMDVQHPDGGFYLWPSVGTDDAKFCRDLFVTEHVTVVPGSYLSRDVDGFNPGAGRVRMALVAPLAECIEAAQRIRDFVTSR; this is encoded by the coding sequence ATGAATAACGCCCTGCTGCAGCTTCAGCCCTACCCTTTCGAGAAACTTCGCGCGTTGCTCGGTGCTGTCACGCCGAATCCAGACAAACGTCCGATCGCCCTGTCGATCGGCGAACCCAAGCACAAATCGCCGGAATTCGTCGCCAAGGCGCTGGCGGACAACCTCGATCAGATGGCGGTCTACCCGACCACGGCCGGGATTCCTGCGCTGCGTGAAGCCATCGCAAAATGGTGCGAGCGCCGTTTCAGCGTGCCGGCCGGCTGGCTGGATGCAACCAAACATGTGTTGCCGGTCAACGGCACCCGCGAGGCGCTGTTTGCCTTTACCCAGACGGTCGTCAATCGCGCTGACAACGGCCTGGTGATCAGCCCCAACCCGTTCTACCAAATCTACGAAGGCGCGGCGTTTCTGGCCGGCGCCACACCGCACTACCTGCCGTGCCTGGCCGAGCACGGTTTCAATCCGGATTTCGACGCGGTCAGCGCTGACGTCTGGGACCGCTGCCAGATTCTGTTTCTGTGCTCGCCGGGCAACCCGACCGGTGCGCTGATCCCGCTGGAAACCCTGAAGAAGCTCATTGCCCTGGCCGACAAGCACGATTTCGTGATCGCGGCCGACGAGTGCTACAGCGAGCTGTATTTCGACGAAGCCACTCCGCCGGCCGGTCTGCTCAGCGCGTGCGCGGAACTCGGGCGGCAGGATTTCAAGCGCTGCGTGGTGTTCCATAGCCTGTCCAAGCGCTCGAACCTCCCGGGGCTGCGTTCGGGTTTTGTCGCGGGCGATGCCGAGATTCTCAAGGCGTTTCTGCTCTATCGGACCTACCATGGCTGCGCGATGCCGGTGCAGACGCAACTGGCGAGCATCGCGGCCTGGAGCGACGAGGAACACGTGCGCGCCAACCGCACGCTGTACCGGGAAAAGTTTGACGCCGTGCTGGAAATCCTCAGCCCGGTCATGGACGTGCAACACCCGGATGGCGGTTTCTATCTGTGGCCCAGCGTCGGGACTGATGACGCGAAGTTCTGCCGGGATTTGTTCGTCACCGAACACGTGACCGTGGTGCCCGGTTCGTACCTGTCCCGCGATGTCGACGGCTTCAATCCCGGCGCCGGCCGCGTGCGCATGGCACTGGTTGCACCGCTGGCCGAGTGCATCGAAGCGGCGCAGCGCATCCGGGATTTTGTAACCAGCCGCTGA
- a CDS encoding Na+/H+ antiporter, whose product MQTAYTVLILLTLVGVSRLLARVIPLPLPLVQIAAGALLAWPTLGLHVGLDPELFLFLFLPPLLFSDGWRMPKRDLWRYRWAILTLAVGLVVFTVIGAGYFIHWLLPSIPLPVAFALAAVLSPTDAVAVSAIAQDRLPVPIMRMLQGEALMNDATGLVTFKFALAAAITGVFSLTDASLNFVLVACGGLAVGVALSWVVGRLRSWMITRGWDDPATHVVFMLLLPFAAYVLAERLELSGILSAVAAGMMQSWVDLLPRQTSTRLLNRSVWTLLEFAFNGLIFLLLGLQLPDIITAVTHHEATLWPTLLWRCLDVLAIFVVLAVLRYIWVQSVWRLMIQIRRWRGRGDGTLDLSTRSSLLLTVGGVRGAVTLAGTLSVPLLISAGVDFPERDLLIFIAAGVILLSLVSASIGLPLLLRGQVSEPDLRMKREVRDAWKRTAQAAIQTLENEAIPAATDSPDAAQAVLAMEVKARIMSEYRHRLDIFNDTAEAQALAFQMDQLERRMRLNALRAQRLALYSLHRHHQIGDDVLRMVLAELDLNEANLGLAH is encoded by the coding sequence ATGCAAACAGCCTATACCGTCCTCATCCTATTGACGCTGGTAGGTGTCTCGCGATTGCTGGCCCGGGTGATTCCGCTGCCGTTGCCGCTGGTGCAGATCGCCGCTGGCGCCTTGCTCGCCTGGCCGACGCTAGGCCTGCACGTGGGGCTCGATCCTGAGCTGTTCCTGTTTCTGTTCCTGCCGCCGTTGCTGTTTTCCGATGGCTGGCGGATGCCCAAGCGCGACCTCTGGCGCTATCGCTGGGCGATCTTGACCCTCGCGGTCGGACTGGTGGTTTTCACCGTAATCGGCGCCGGCTACTTCATTCACTGGCTGCTACCTTCCATTCCCTTGCCCGTCGCCTTTGCGTTGGCGGCAGTGTTGTCGCCGACCGACGCCGTGGCGGTTTCGGCCATTGCCCAGGACCGGCTGCCCGTGCCGATCATGCGCATGCTGCAGGGCGAGGCGCTGATGAATGACGCGACCGGCCTCGTCACCTTCAAATTTGCCCTCGCAGCCGCCATCACCGGGGTGTTCTCCCTGACCGATGCCAGTCTGAATTTCGTGCTGGTTGCCTGCGGCGGTCTGGCCGTGGGCGTCGCGCTCAGCTGGGTGGTGGGGCGTTTGCGCAGCTGGATGATCACCCGGGGCTGGGATGACCCGGCGACCCACGTGGTGTTCATGTTGCTGCTGCCGTTTGCGGCTTACGTCTTGGCCGAGCGGCTTGAGTTGTCCGGAATTCTCTCGGCGGTGGCGGCGGGGATGATGCAAAGCTGGGTCGATCTGCTGCCCCGCCAGACCAGCACCCGGTTGCTTAATCGAAGCGTGTGGACCTTGTTGGAGTTTGCCTTCAACGGCCTGATTTTCCTGCTGCTGGGTTTACAACTGCCGGACATCATCACCGCCGTCACCCATCACGAAGCGACCCTGTGGCCGACCCTGTTGTGGCGCTGCCTCGATGTGCTGGCGATCTTCGTCGTGTTGGCGGTGTTGCGTTACATCTGGGTGCAAAGTGTCTGGCGGCTGATGATCCAGATTCGGCGCTGGCGCGGCAGGGGCGACGGAACCCTTGATCTGTCCACCCGTTCGTCATTGCTGCTGACCGTAGGCGGGGTGCGCGGTGCGGTCACGCTGGCAGGCACATTGTCGGTGCCGCTGCTGATCAGCGCGGGCGTCGACTTTCCCGAGCGTGACTTGCTGATTTTCATCGCTGCGGGGGTCATCCTGCTGTCGCTGGTGTCGGCGAGCATTGGCTTGCCGTTGCTCTTGCGTGGGCAGGTCAGTGAGCCAGACCTGCGCATGAAGCGCGAAGTGAGGGACGCCTGGAAGCGCACGGCGCAGGCGGCGATTCAGACGTTGGAGAACGAAGCGATCCCGGCAGCGACGGATTCGCCCGATGCCGCGCAGGCGGTGCTCGCCATGGAAGTGAAGGCGCGGATCATGTCCGAATACCGCCATCGTCTGGATATCTTCAATGACACCGCCGAGGCGCAGGCGCTGGCGTTTCAGATGGACCAGCTGGAGAGACGCATGCGCCTCAACGCCCTGCGCGCCCAGCGCCTGGCGCTGTACAGCCTGCACCGTCATCACCAGATCGGCGATGACGTGCTGCGCATGGTGCTGGCGGAACTGGATCTCAATGAAGCCAACCTTGGTTTGGCGCACTGA
- a CDS encoding ArsC family reductase, which yields MAKETHTLHLFGIKACDTMKKARTWLDEKSVNYDFHDYKTQGIDRDHLTRWCNEHGWQTVLNRAGTTFRKLDEAQKADLDQEKAIELMLAQPSMIKRPVLDLGDKTLIGFKPELYAAAIA from the coding sequence ATGGCCAAGGAAACCCACACGTTGCACCTGTTTGGGATAAAGGCATGCGACACAATGAAGAAGGCGCGCACCTGGCTCGACGAAAAATCGGTGAATTACGATTTCCACGACTACAAGACCCAGGGCATCGATCGCGACCACCTGACCCGTTGGTGCAACGAGCATGGCTGGCAGACGGTACTCAACCGCGCCGGCACGACCTTTCGGAAACTGGACGAGGCGCAGAAAGCCGACCTCGATCAGGAAAAGGCCATTGAGCTGATGCTTGCTCAGCCCTCGATGATCAAACGCCCGGTGCTGGATCTTGGCGACAAAACCCTGATTGGCTTCAAACCCGAACTGTACGCTGCGGCTATCGCCTGA
- the dapD gene encoding 2,3,4,5-tetrahydropyridine-2,6-dicarboxylate N-succinyltransferase: MSTSLFSLAFGLGTQNRKGTWLEVFYALPLLNPSAEIVAAVAPILGYTGGNQAIAFNTDLSSRLANALKGIDDTQAALLTRLAESHNPLVATLLADDTALTSTPEAYLKLHLLSHRLVKPHGLSLAGVFPLLPNVAWTSQGAIDLGELAERQLEARLKGHLLEVFSVDKFPKMTDYVVPAGVRIADTARVRLGAYIGEGTTVMHEGFVNFNGGTEGPGMIEGRVSAGVFVGKGSDLGGGCSTMGTLSGGGNMVIKVGEGCLIGANAGIGIPLGDRNTVEAGLYVTAGTKVALLDDKNELVKVVKARELAGQPDLLFRRNSQTGAVECKSHKSAIELNEALHAHN; encoded by the coding sequence ATGTCCACTTCTCTGTTCAGCCTGGCCTTTGGCCTTGGCACACAAAACCGTAAAGGCACCTGGCTGGAAGTTTTCTACGCCCTGCCACTGCTCAACCCGTCGGCTGAAATCGTCGCCGCCGTCGCACCGATCCTGGGCTACACCGGTGGCAATCAGGCCATCGCCTTCAACACCGATCTGTCCTCGCGTCTGGCCAATGCCCTCAAAGGCATCGACGACACCCAGGCCGCGCTGCTGACCCGACTCGCCGAGAGCCACAACCCCCTGGTTGCCACGCTGCTGGCTGACGACACCGCGCTGACCTCCACCCCCGAGGCTTACCTCAAGTTGCATCTGCTGTCCCATCGTCTGGTCAAGCCCCACGGCTTGAGCCTGGCCGGCGTGTTTCCGCTGCTGCCGAACGTCGCGTGGACCAGCCAGGGCGCCATCGACTTGGGCGAGCTGGCCGAGCGTCAGCTGGAAGCCCGCCTGAAAGGCCATCTGCTGGAAGTCTTCTCGGTGGACAAATTCCCGAAAATGACCGACTACGTCGTGCCGGCCGGTGTGCGCATCGCTGACACCGCGCGCGTGCGCCTGGGCGCCTACATCGGCGAAGGCACCACCGTGATGCACGAAGGTTTCGTCAACTTCAACGGCGGCACCGAAGGCCCGGGCATGATCGAAGGTCGCGTGTCGGCGGGTGTGTTCGTCGGCAAGGGTTCGGACCTGGGCGGCGGTTGCTCGACCATGGGCACCCTGTCGGGCGGCGGCAACATGGTGATCAAGGTCGGCGAAGGCTGCCTGATCGGCGCGAACGCCGGTATCGGCATTCCGCTGGGCGACCGTAATACCGTTGAAGCCGGTCTGTACGTTACCGCTGGCACCAAAGTGGCACTGCTGGACGACAAAAACGAGCTGGTCAAGGTCGTCAAGGCCCGTGAGCTGGCCGGTCAACCGGACCTGCTGTTCCGTCGCAACTCGCAGACCGGCGCGGTGGAGTGCAAATCCCACAAGTCGGCCATCGAGCTGAACGAAGCGCTGCACGCTCACAACTGA
- a CDS encoding aminotransferase class V-fold PLP-dependent enzyme, whose protein sequence is MPLISPWRADFPAIDALQRQGQTYLDSAATAQKPHALIDATVHYYANGAANVHRAQHLPGAMATQAFEDTRRKAGEWLNAGASGQIVFTHGATSAFNLLAYGLEHVFQSGDEIVISALEHHANLLPWQQLALRRDLKLVVLPITDAGVVDVEAAAGLITPRTRLLAVSQLSNVLGTWQPVGQLVALARAQGALTVIDGAQGVVHGRHDVQDIGCDFYVFSSHKLYGPDGVGVLFGRHEALAQLRHWQFGGEMVLQTDYQTATFRPAPLGFEAGTPPISAVIGLGATLDYLNGLNQSAVAEYEARLHERLRAGLMLRDGVQVLGDPHVALVSFVVEGVHNADLAHLLTEQGVAVRAGHHCAIPLINGLGLSGAIRVSLGLYNDSQDLERFFTALDQALELLR, encoded by the coding sequence ATGCCCCTCATTTCTCCCTGGCGCGCTGACTTTCCGGCCATCGACGCCCTGCAACGGCAAGGCCAGACCTATCTGGACAGCGCCGCTACCGCACAAAAACCCCACGCCCTGATCGACGCCACGGTGCATTACTACGCCAATGGCGCGGCGAATGTGCATCGCGCTCAGCATCTGCCGGGCGCCATGGCGACCCAGGCTTTCGAGGACACCCGGCGCAAGGCCGGCGAATGGCTGAATGCCGGGGCGTCGGGGCAGATCGTTTTCACCCACGGCGCCACGTCCGCCTTCAACCTGCTCGCTTATGGCCTGGAGCACGTGTTTCAGTCCGGCGACGAGATTGTCATCAGCGCGCTGGAGCATCACGCCAATCTGTTGCCCTGGCAGCAACTGGCCCTGCGTCGCGACCTGAAGCTGGTGGTGTTGCCCATTACCGACGCCGGGGTGGTCGATGTGGAGGCCGCCGCCGGGCTGATCACTCCACGCACCCGTTTGCTGGCGGTCAGTCAGTTGTCCAACGTGCTCGGCACCTGGCAGCCGGTTGGGCAACTTGTCGCGCTCGCTCGGGCACAGGGCGCGCTGACGGTGATCGATGGCGCCCAGGGCGTCGTCCATGGCCGACACGATGTGCAGGACATCGGCTGCGACTTCTATGTGTTTTCCAGCCATAAGCTCTATGGCCCGGATGGCGTGGGCGTGTTGTTTGGGCGACATGAAGCGCTGGCGCAGCTGCGTCACTGGCAGTTCGGCGGCGAAATGGTCCTGCAGACCGACTACCAGACGGCAACGTTTCGCCCTGCGCCCCTGGGCTTCGAGGCGGGCACGCCACCCATCAGCGCAGTGATCGGCCTTGGCGCGACGCTGGATTATCTCAACGGCCTTAATCAATCCGCCGTCGCCGAATACGAAGCGCGCCTGCATGAGCGGCTGCGCGCCGGGCTGATGCTGCGCGACGGCGTGCAGGTGCTGGGCGATCCCCATGTGGCGCTGGTGAGCTTTGTCGTAGAGGGCGTGCACAACGCCGATCTTGCTCACCTGCTGACTGAGCAAGGCGTCGCTGTTCGCGCCGGTCACCATTGCGCCATCCCGTTGATCAATGGCTTGGGACTCTCCGGCGCGATTCGCGTGTCGCTGGGGCTGTACAACGATTCCCAAGACCTTGAACGATTTTTCACCGCACTGGATCAGG